CGACTTCAGCGCGCTCGGCGGCGAATTCGAGGCCGCCAATGCCGTTGTCATCGGAATTTCACCCGACAGCGTCAAAAGCCACGACAAGTTTGCGGCAAAACATTCCCTTTCCGTCATGCTCGCTTCCGACGAGGAGAGGAAGGTTCTGGAGGCCTATGGCGTCTGGAAGGAAAAAAGCATGTATGGGAAAAAATACATGGGCGTCGAACGCACGACGGTTCTCATCGCCCCGGATGGCAAGATCGCCGAAATCTGGAACAAGGTGAAAGTCGCGGGTCACGCACAGGCCGTTCTCGAGGCCGCCAAAAAGCTCTGAGGGGCCATCCAGCCGTGATGTTCCCCGCCAAAATCATATCCCTGCGCGGCGGCGCCACGGAAGCGATCGTCAGCGCCGATCTCGACCGAAAGACCGAACTCGCGCAGGAAACCGCAACACGCTGGTTCGAACGCCGCTTGTCATTGCGCTCGCCGCTCGATCCGCCCCTGCCAGAGCGGCCGGGCAGGCCGGAGAAACCGGAGCTCGTTCCGCCGACCGCGGTGGAACGGCGTTCGCTACACAGCGTCAAGGGCCGCATCGCCCTGCTGCACGCCATCGCCCATATCGAACTCAACGCCGTCGATCTCGCGCTCGATATCGTCGCCCGTTATGCCAGCGAGCCGGTGCCGCATTCCTTTTTCGATGGCTGGATGCAGGTCGCCTTCGAGGAAGCAAAGCACTTCCGGCTGGTTCGGGACCGGCTGGTAAGCCTTGGGGCTGACTATGGCGACCTGCCCGCCCATGACGGGCTGTGGCAGGCTGCGCATTCCACCCGCAACGATCTGACCGCACGGCTCGCCGTCGTCCCGCTTATCCTGGAGGCGCGCGGGCTGGACGTTACTCCTTCCCTGCAGGCCAAGATGCGCGAGACCGGCGATCTCGAAAGCGCAGCTGTTCTCGATGTCATCTATAATGACGAAAAGGGCCACGTCGCCATCGGCGCCAAATGGTTCCGGTTCCTCTGCGCGCGTGAAAAGAAGGACCCCGCTGCAACCTTCAGGCAACTGGTACGCTCCAATTTCCGCGGCCCGCTGAAACCACCCTTCAACGATCTCGCCCGCGCCGAAGCCGGCCTGACACCCTCCTTTTACCGGTCACTCACATCCGTCAGCCATAGCTGACGCCCAACGATACGCATCTCCGGCAAAACTTCGTTAACCTTAACGAATTATGATTTCCGTTAAGACATCGGCCAGTCCGGAGAGAGATTGTGACTGATACGGCGGAAAATCGGGTATTCGGCAAGAAACGCGAGCCACATGTGCTCATTCTCGCGCGCGGCGAAAACGTGCGGCACATGACCATCCGGCCGTGGATGGCGGCGCTCGCCGGCTGCACGATCGGCCTGTTTTCGCTCGGTTATCTCGGTGCTACCGGCTACCTCATCTTGCGCGACGACCTGATCGGCGCGACCATGGCGCGCCAGACGCGCATGCAGAACGACTATGAAGACCGCATCGCGGCGCTGAGAGCCCAGGTGGACCGCGTCACCTCCCGGCAATTGCTCGATCAGCAGGTCGTTGAAAAAAAAGTGGAGAAACTGCTGGAACAGCAGGCTGCGCTGACCTCGCGCCACGGTCGCATGAGCGAGCTTCTTGAGCGCGCCGAAAATTCCGGCATCGCAGCCACCACCCCGGCCGCGCCCTCTTCCCTCTC
This window of the Agrobacterium fabrum str. C58 genome carries:
- the bcp gene encoding thioredoxin-dependent thiol peroxidase, whose amino-acid sequence is MTDLTIGSPAPDFTLPRNGEGTVTLSKLQGKAVILYFYPKDDTSGCTVEAIDFSALGGEFEAANAVVIGISPDSVKSHDKFAAKHSLSVMLASDEERKVLEAYGVWKEKSMYGKKYMGVERTTVLIAPDGKIAEIWNKVKVAGHAQAVLEAAKKL
- a CDS encoding ferritin-like domain-containing protein, whose translation is MFPAKIISLRGGATEAIVSADLDRKTELAQETATRWFERRLSLRSPLDPPLPERPGRPEKPELVPPTAVERRSLHSVKGRIALLHAIAHIELNAVDLALDIVARYASEPVPHSFFDGWMQVAFEEAKHFRLVRDRLVSLGADYGDLPAHDGLWQAAHSTRNDLTARLAVVPLILEARGLDVTPSLQAKMRETGDLESAAVLDVIYNDEKGHVAIGAKWFRFLCAREKKDPAATFRQLVRSNFRGPLKPPFNDLARAEAGLTPSFYRSLTSVSHS